The Prevotella fusca JCM 17724 genome includes a window with the following:
- a CDS encoding D-2-hydroxyacid dehydrogenase — MKIVILDCHAVNPGDLSWEPIKEIAECVIYERTSQEQVVERAKDADGILINKVNVTRQLLSQLPRLKYIGELATGYNNIDVEAARERGIVVCNIPAYSTDSVAQHVFALLLNVTNRVDHYADAVRRGEWSRQQDFCYWDTPLMELAGKTLGIVGLGNIGQKVAQIAHTLGMDISACTSRNSSDLPECIRKTTLEGLLNTSDIITLHCPLTADNARMINAETLKLVRRGAILINTGRGGLIDEQAVADALESGQLGAYCADVLTEEPPHADNPLFRQPNAYITPHTAWATREARERLMAICVENIKQFMAGEPQNVV, encoded by the coding sequence ATGAAAATTGTAATTCTCGACTGCCACGCAGTCAATCCCGGCGACCTGTCATGGGAGCCGATAAAGGAAATAGCAGAGTGCGTCATCTACGAACGCACAAGTCAGGAACAAGTTGTGGAAAGAGCTAAGGACGCTGACGGAATCCTTATCAATAAGGTCAACGTCACACGCCAGCTGCTCAGCCAGCTGCCACGTCTGAAGTATATCGGAGAACTGGCAACGGGCTATAACAACATCGACGTTGAAGCAGCACGTGAGCGGGGCATCGTCGTATGCAATATCCCTGCCTACAGCACCGACAGCGTGGCGCAGCATGTCTTCGCCCTCCTGCTGAACGTAACCAACCGTGTAGACCATTATGCGGATGCCGTGCGCCGTGGCGAATGGAGCCGGCAGCAGGACTTCTGCTACTGGGACACGCCACTCATGGAACTTGCCGGAAAGACGCTTGGCATCGTCGGACTGGGCAATATCGGGCAGAAGGTGGCACAGATTGCCCACACGCTGGGCATGGACATCTCTGCCTGCACCAGCAGGAACAGCAGCGACCTGCCGGAGTGTATCCGCAAGACGACGCTCGAGGGACTGCTGAACACGTCGGACATTATCACCCTGCACTGTCCGCTGACAGCCGACAATGCCCGCATGATCAATGCCGAAACGCTGAAGCTGGTGCGCCGTGGAGCCATCCTTATCAATACAGGACGTGGCGGACTCATTGACGAGCAGGCTGTTGCCGATGCCCTTGAGAGCGGACAGCTCGGTGCTTACTGTGCTGATGTGCTTACCGAGGAGCCTCCCCATGCGGACAATCCGCTCTTCCGTCAGCCCAATGCCTACATCACGCCCCACACAGCCTGGGCAACCCGTGAGGCACGTGAGCGTCTGATGGCGATATGCGTTGAGAACATCAAGCAGTTTATGGCAGGAGAACCACAGAATGTGGTGTAA
- a CDS encoding replication-associated recombination protein A produces the protein MEPLAERMRPRTLDDYIGQSHLVGEGAVLRRMIDSGRIASFILWGPPGVGKTTLAQIIAHRLETPFYTLSAVTSGVKDVRDVIERAKSGRFFNSVSPILFIDEIHRFSKSQQDSLLGAVEKGTVTLIGATTENPSFEVIRPLLSRCQLYVLKPLEQDDLLKLLQRAVTEDVELKKRNIELRETGAILRYSGGDARKLLNILDLIVGAESGDDIVITDRMVEERLQQNPLAYDKDGEMHYDIISAFIKSIRGSDPDAALYWMARMIEGGEDPKFIARRVVISAAEDIGLANPNALLLANAAFDAVTKIGWPEGRIPLAEAVVYLARSKKDNSAYKAIDEALELVRKTGNLPVPLHLRNAPTKLMKDLGYSDGYKYPHDYPGHYVEQQYMPDELDHHKAPPRPSPKGEGDK, from the coding sequence ATGGAACCATTGGCAGAACGGATGCGACCACGCACGCTCGATGATTATATCGGACAGAGCCACCTCGTGGGTGAGGGGGCTGTGCTCCGGCGGATGATTGATTCGGGACGTATAGCGTCGTTCATCCTCTGGGGACCGCCGGGCGTGGGAAAGACGACGCTGGCGCAGATTATTGCGCACCGCCTGGAGACACCGTTCTATACGCTCTCGGCTGTGACGAGCGGCGTGAAGGATGTGCGTGATGTCATTGAAAGGGCAAAGAGCGGGCGTTTCTTCAATTCCGTCTCGCCGATACTCTTCATTGATGAAATCCACCGTTTCTCGAAGTCGCAGCAGGACTCGCTGCTCGGGGCAGTGGAGAAGGGAACGGTGACGCTCATCGGTGCAACGACTGAAAACCCGTCGTTCGAGGTGATACGTCCGCTGCTCTCTCGCTGTCAGCTCTATGTGCTGAAACCGTTGGAGCAGGATGACTTGCTGAAGCTGCTGCAGAGAGCGGTGACGGAGGATGTGGAACTGAAGAAGCGGAACATCGAACTGCGTGAGACGGGGGCAATCCTGCGTTATAGCGGGGGTGATGCTCGGAAGCTGCTGAATATCCTCGACCTCATCGTCGGGGCTGAGTCGGGCGACGATATTGTGATAACCGACAGGATGGTGGAGGAGCGTCTGCAGCAGAATCCGCTGGCTTACGACAAGGACGGCGAGATGCACTACGATATTATTTCAGCGTTCATCAAGTCGATCCGTGGCTCTGACCCTGATGCGGCACTCTACTGGATGGCGCGGATGATTGAAGGAGGTGAAGACCCGAAGTTCATTGCTCGTCGTGTCGTTATCAGTGCGGCGGAGGATATCGGACTTGCCAATCCCAACGCACTGTTGCTGGCGAATGCTGCCTTTGATGCCGTGACGAAGATCGGCTGGCCCGAGGGACGCATCCCGTTGGCGGAGGCAGTGGTCTATCTGGCACGGTCGAAGAAGGATAATTCGGCCTATAAAGCCATCGACGAGGCACTGGAACTGGTGCGGAAAACGGGTAACCTGCCTGTGCCGCTGCACCTGCGCAATGCACCCACGAAGCTGATGAAGGACCTCGGTTACAGCGATGGATATAAGTATCCGCACGACTATCCGGGGCATTATGTGGAACAGCAGTATATGCCGGATGAGTTAGACCACCACAAAGCCCCACCCCGACCCTCCCCAAAGGGGGAGGGAGACAAATAG
- a CDS encoding TerD family protein → MINLVKGQNAQLDLNKFHVGLGWDVREDRTSSYDFDLDVSAFMVTKDKKVPSDDFLVFYNSEKRVRPNDLTKIVNASEWSSNDKLRTESRPVSPDLSVIGSIDDEDGSTSDDGDDETMDIDLSKVSPEVEEIIICVSIYKYQERRQNFGQVERAYVRLYKPGQGDGEGEYIFDLTEDYSVCASVEFCRLYRRDGAWKVQALGNGHRGGLEELVAKYV, encoded by the coding sequence ATGATAAATCTTGTAAAAGGACAGAATGCCCAGCTTGACCTGAACAAGTTTCATGTAGGACTCGGCTGGGACGTAAGGGAGGACAGGACCTCCTCTTATGACTTCGACCTGGACGTGAGTGCATTCATGGTGACGAAGGACAAGAAGGTGCCGTCGGATGACTTCCTCGTCTTCTACAATTCGGAGAAGAGAGTCAGACCCAATGACCTGACCAAGATAGTCAATGCGTCAGAATGGAGCAGTAATGACAAGCTGCGCACGGAGTCAAGACCCGTTTCGCCCGACCTGTCGGTCATCGGTTCCATTGACGATGAGGACGGAAGCACATCTGACGATGGCGACGACGAGACAATGGACATCGACCTCTCAAAGGTAAGCCCGGAGGTTGAGGAGATTATCATCTGCGTCAGCATCTACAAGTATCAGGAACGTAGGCAGAACTTCGGACAGGTGGAGCGTGCGTACGTGCGTCTGTACAAGCCCGGGCAGGGTGACGGAGAAGGAGAATACATCTTCGACCTTACTGAAGACTATTCCGTCTGTGCTTCCGTGGAGTTCTGCCGCCTGTACCGTCGGGACGGAGCGTGGAAGGTCCAGGCATTGGGCAATGGTCATCGTGGAGGCTTGGAAGAGCTTGTCGCAAAATACGTTTAG
- a CDS encoding O-acetylhomoserine aminocarboxypropyltransferase/cysteine synthase family protein, translating to MKRSLDTICIHGGWKPAKGEPQQLPVYQSTTFKYETSEQMARLFDLEDSGYFYTRLANPTNDAVAKKIAALEGGVGAVLTSSGQAANFYAIFNICEAGDHFITSNTIYGGTFNLFGVTLKKLGIECTFIDPDWDDERIEAAFRPNTKCVFGETISNPGAKVFDIERFAEIAHRHGVPLIVDNTFATPINCRPFEWGCDIVTHSTTKYMDGHATQVGGAVVDSGNFNWEAHGEKFHGLTTPDESYHGLTYTESFGKMAYITKLVTQLMRDLGSIPAPQNSFLLNIGLETLHLRMRQHCSNAQKVAEWLERNEKVAWVNYCGLPSDKYYALGQKYLPDGSCGVIAFGLKGSREDAIRFMDRLDFISIVTHVADARTCVLHPASHTHRQLTDEQLRDAGVAPDLIRLSVGIENVDDIIADIEQALK from the coding sequence ATGAAAAGGAGCCTTGACACTATCTGCATTCATGGCGGATGGAAACCAGCAAAAGGGGAGCCACAGCAGCTGCCTGTTTATCAGAGTACAACGTTCAAGTATGAGACCAGTGAGCAGATGGCACGTCTGTTCGACCTGGAGGACAGCGGCTATTTCTACACGCGTCTGGCAAATCCCACCAATGATGCTGTAGCCAAGAAGATTGCAGCCCTTGAGGGAGGTGTCGGAGCCGTGCTCACCTCTTCCGGGCAGGCTGCCAACTTCTACGCCATATTCAATATCTGCGAGGCAGGCGACCACTTCATCACTTCCAACACTATCTATGGCGGAACGTTCAATCTCTTCGGCGTTACGCTGAAGAAGCTGGGCATCGAATGTACGTTCATCGACCCTGACTGGGACGATGAAAGGATAGAGGCTGCATTCCGTCCGAACACAAAATGCGTCTTCGGGGAGACAATCTCCAATCCCGGAGCCAAGGTGTTCGACATCGAGCGTTTTGCAGAAATCGCCCACAGGCATGGTGTGCCGCTGATAGTCGACAACACGTTTGCCACGCCGATCAACTGCCGTCCTTTTGAGTGGGGATGCGACATCGTCACCCATTCCACCACAAAGTATATGGACGGACATGCCACGCAGGTAGGAGGAGCGGTCGTTGACTCGGGCAACTTCAACTGGGAAGCCCACGGTGAGAAGTTCCACGGACTGACAACTCCTGACGAAAGCTATCACGGGCTTACCTACACCGAGTCATTCGGCAAGATGGCATACATCACCAAGCTCGTCACCCAGTTGATGCGTGACCTCGGAAGTATTCCTGCACCGCAGAACTCCTTTCTGCTCAACATAGGGCTTGAGACCCTGCACCTGCGCATGCGCCAGCACTGTTCCAATGCACAGAAAGTGGCGGAATGGCTGGAAAGGAACGAGAAGGTGGCGTGGGTAAACTACTGCGGTCTGCCTTCAGACAAGTATTATGCGCTGGGTCAGAAGTATCTTCCTGACGGTTCTTGCGGTGTCATCGCCTTCGGGCTGAAGGGCTCACGGGAAGATGCCATCAGGTTCATGGACCGTCTCGACTTCATCTCCATCGTCACCCACGTGGCCGACGCACGCACCTGTGTGCTGCATCCTGCCAGCCACACGCACCGTCAGCTGACCGATGAACAGCTGCGGGATGCCGGTGTAGCACCTGATTTAATCCGCCTCTCCGTGGGCATTGAGAATGTAGATGACATCATTGCGGATATAGAGCAGGCTCTGAAGTAA
- a CDS encoding TerD family protein yields MINLEKGQRISMEKGLQKVGIGLGWDPNKSTGFDFDLDASAFMLSETGKCPKDEYFIFYNNQKSPDGSVESSGDDLTGGNSDGGDDETLTVDLAKVDPVIESIVFTATIYKAAERNQNFGQVRNSYIRIYDALTDEVIARYDLDEDFSVETAVEFGRLYRRNGEWKFEAIGTGDKGGLDTLVGKYIQ; encoded by the coding sequence ATGATTAATCTTGAAAAAGGACAGCGCATCTCAATGGAGAAAGGGCTGCAGAAAGTTGGAATCGGTTTAGGGTGGGACCCTAACAAGAGTACAGGATTTGACTTTGACCTCGATGCTTCAGCTTTTATGTTAAGTGAAACGGGGAAATGTCCTAAGGACGAGTACTTCATCTTCTATAACAACCAGAAGTCTCCCGATGGTTCAGTCGAGTCATCAGGCGATGACCTGACTGGCGGAAACAGCGACGGCGGCGACGACGAGACCTTGACAGTCGATCTTGCCAAGGTTGACCCTGTAATCGAGTCAATCGTCTTCACGGCTACTATCTACAAGGCAGCAGAGCGAAACCAGAACTTCGGACAGGTGAGAAACTCTTACATCCGCATCTATGATGCCCTGACCGATGAGGTGATAGCACGCTACGACCTTGATGAGGACTTCTCTGTCGAGACAGCTGTGGAGTTCGGACGTCTGTACCGCCGCAACGGTGAATGGAAGTTCGAGGCTATCGGTACCGGCGACAAGGGCGGTCTGGACACATTGGTAGGAAAGTACATTCAGTAA
- a CDS encoding ParA family protein, whose amino-acid sequence MKNKKVVFANQKGGVGKSTLCILFANYLAAKGKDVCIIDTDLQKTILMQRRKDKLIYEGEEEPYNVQDFDVTDVETMQSLIDSASQVDGFVLFDSPGNISEDGLAPLFVGADYIVCPYEYEDKALDSTGVFVQVLNVLREHNPQMTAQLFFVPNRIDPRIGTAEEQEMWRRTDEVFGNFGKVTPVVNSRATLKRTNTYELLGTQRDAVKKAFDYMLRRMK is encoded by the coding sequence ATGAAGAATAAGAAAGTTGTGTTTGCGAATCAGAAAGGTGGAGTAGGGAAGAGCACACTGTGTATTCTCTTTGCCAACTATCTCGCAGCAAAGGGCAAGGACGTTTGTATCATTGATACCGACTTGCAGAAGACAATTCTCATGCAGCGGCGGAAGGATAAACTGATTTACGAGGGCGAGGAGGAGCCTTATAACGTGCAGGATTTCGACGTTACGGACGTGGAGACGATGCAGTCGCTGATTGACTCGGCGTCACAGGTGGACGGTTTCGTGCTCTTCGACTCACCGGGTAACATCAGCGAGGACGGTCTGGCACCGCTCTTCGTGGGAGCTGACTACATCGTCTGCCCTTACGAATACGAGGACAAGGCGTTGGACTCGACAGGTGTCTTCGTGCAGGTGCTCAACGTGCTGCGTGAGCATAACCCCCAGATGACCGCCCAACTCTTCTTCGTTCCCAACCGCATCGACCCCCGTATCGGTACGGCTGAAGAGCAGGAGATGTGGCGCAGGACGGATGAGGTGTTCGGCAACTTCGGCAAGGTGACGCCCGTTGTCAACAGTCGTGCGACGCTGAAACGTACGAATACATATGAACTGCTCGGGACACAGCGCGATGCGGTGAAGAAGGCGTTTGACTATATGTTGAGGAGGATGAAGTAG